A region of Enoplosus armatus isolate fEnoArm2 chromosome 14, fEnoArm2.hap1, whole genome shotgun sequence DNA encodes the following proteins:
- the rpe65a gene encoding retinoid isomerohydrolase yields the protein MNKYPKSTGNPKASSSEVTRGFLKSLLCVVLQREGNMVSRFEHPAGGYKKIFETCEELSEALPATVTGRIPSFLRGSLLRLGPGLFEVGDEPFYHLFDGQALMHKFDFKNGQVTYFRKFVRTDAYVRAITEKRVVITEFGTFAYPDPCKNIFSRFFSYFKGVEVTDNCLVNVYPVGEDFYAVTETNYITKVNTDTLETLKKVDLCNYVSINGVTAHPHIERDGTVYNIGNCMGKGASLAYNIVRTPPTQKDKSDPIEKSKVVVQFPSAERFKPSYVHSFGMSDNYFIFVETPVKINLLKFLSAWSIRGSNYMDCFESNESQGTLFHIAKKNPGEYIDHKYKGAAIGMFHHINSYEDQGFIVVDLCGWKGFEFVYNYLWLANLRANWEEVKKAAMMAPQPEVRRYVIPLDVHKEEQGKNLVSLPYTTATATMHADGTIWLEPEVLFSGPRQAFEFPQINYQRYGGKNYTYAYGLGLNHFIPDRICKLNVRTKETWVWQEPDSYPSEPLFVQTPDGIDEDDGVLLTIVAAPGSQRPGYLLILNAKDLSEVARAEVECSIPVTFHGMYKP from the exons ATGAATAAATACCCCAAATCCACTGGGAACCCAAAAGCTTCCAGTTCAGAAGTGACCAGAGGTTTTCTTAAGAGTTTGCTTTGTGTGGTGCTACAACGAGAAGGAAACATGGTCAGCCG ATTTGAACACCCAGCTGGTGGCTACAAGAAGATTTTTGAGACATGTGAGGAGCTGTCTGAGGCTCTTCCAGCAACAGTGACAG GTAGGATTCCTTCTTTTCTGAGGGGAAGTCTTCTCCGTCTGGGACCTGGGCTCTTTGAGGTTGGAGATGAACCTTTCTATCACCTCTTTGATGGCCAGGCCCTCATGCACAAATTCGACTTCAAGAATGGCCAAGTCACCTACTTCCGAAA GTTTGTCAGAACAGATGCGTATGTCAGAGCCATCACAGAGAAGCGTGTGGTGATCACTGAGTTTGGCACCTTTGCGTACCCTGATCCctgcaaaaatattttctccag GTTTTTCTCTTACTTCAAGGGTGTCGAGGTCACAGACAACTGCCTGGTGAACGTTTACCCTGTTGGAGAGGATTTTTATGCTGTAACAGAAACCAACTACATCACTAAAGTAAACACAGATACCTTGGAGACACTGAAGAAG GTTGATCTGTGCAACTATGTCAGCATTAACGGAGTGACAGCCCACCCTCATATTGAGAGGGATGGTACAGTGTACAACATTGGAAACTGCATGGGGAAAGGAGCATCGCTGGCCTACAACATCGTCAGGACTCCACCCACACAGAAAG ATAAGTCTGATCCCATTGAGAAGTCCAAGGTGGTGGTGCAGTTCCCCAGTGCTGAGAGGTTCAAGCCTTCCTATGTGCACAG CTTCGGCATGTCAGACAACTACTTTATCTTTGTGGAGACCCCGGTGAAAATCAACCTGCTGAAATTCCTGAGCGCTTGGAGTATCCGAGGCTCCAACTACATGGACTGTTTCGAGTCCAATGAGAGCCAAGGA aCCTTGTTTCACATTGCCAAGAAAAACCCAGGAGAGTACATTGATCACAAGTACAAAGGGGCAGCCATTGGCATGTTTCACCACATCAACAGCTATGAGGACCAAGGCTTCATTGTTGTTGACCTCTGTGGATGGAAAGG TTTTGAGTTTGTTTACAACTACCTCTGGTTGGCCAACCTGAGAGCCAACTGGGAAGAGGTGAAGAAGGCGGCCATGATGGCCCCTCAGCCGGAGGTCCGCAGATATGTGATTCCCCTGGACGTCCACAAG gaggagcaggggaaGAACCTCGTCAGCCTGCCGTAcaccacagcaacagcaacgATGCACGCTGATGGGACGATCTGGCTGGAGCCAGAGGTGCTGTTCTCCGGGCCTCGCCAAG cctTTGAGTTCCCTCAGATCAACTACCAGAGGTACGGAGGGAAGAATTACACATACGCCTACGGCCTGGGTCTTAACCATTTCATTCCAGACAGG aTCTGCAAGTTGAATGTGAGGACCAAGGAGACCTGGGTATGGCAAGAACCAGACTCCTACCCCTCAGAGCCCCTCTTTGTTCAGACTCCTGATGGGATAGATGAGGATGACG GGGTGCTGCTGACCATCGTGGCAGCTCCTGGCTCCCAGAGACCGGGATACCTCCTCATCCTCAACGCCAAGGATCTGTCTGAGGTCGCCAGGGCAGAAGTGGAGTGCAGCATTCCTGTCACCTTTCATGGGATGTACAAACCCTAA
- the LOC139296118 gene encoding serine/arginine-rich splicing factor 11-like isoform X1, protein MNYTTKVVQVTNVSPSTTSEQMRTLFGFLGTIEELKLFPPDDSPMPVTSRVCFVKFQEPESVGVSQHLTNTVFVDRALIVVPFAEGSIPDEAKALSLLAPANAVAGILPGGGLLPTPNPIPNQPLGGNPFGAPNMDAMAAFGFPGPNMNPQAADQLLKFMTDPKLNPLAAGLNLNASLKADASNREIEEAMKRVREAQSLISAAIEPGHKDSKKKHTQSRTRSRSRRRRSRSRSRHRRSRSRSPRPSNSRSRRRSKSPRRKRTPSRDRNRQSQSRSRDRKKDDSGRRKSKTPPKSYSTARRSRSGSRMKFSAFCPALLHRRRRKSRSGSRSPKKSPKRRNSRSPSPRRHKKEKKRDKERERDRKSDKERNRDERERSTSKKKKSKDKERERERERERERKSDGEKGDVKITRDYDEEEQGYDSEKERKDSDDSALSPQSVEGNGTARPAKQARVNGADDHHEEDMDVSD, encoded by the exons ATGAATTACACCACGAAGGTGGTCCAGGTGACGAATGTGTCGCCAAGCACAACATCGGAGCAGATGAGAACACTGTTCGGATTTTTGGGAACCATCGAAGAACTGAAGTTATTTCCACCAGA TGATTCTCCGATGCCGGTGACGTCGCGGGTGTGCTTTGTGAAGTTCCAGGAGCCAGAGTCTGTTGGAGTGTCTCAACATCTGACTAACACCGTGTTCGTGGACAGAGCTTTGATCGTGGTCCCGTTTGCTGAAG GATCTATTCCAGATGAGGCTAAAGCTTTGTCACTGTTGGCGCCAGCAAACGCTGTTGCAGGAATTCTGCCAGGAGGAGGACTTCTTCCGACGCCCAATCCCATCCCCAATCAACCT cTCGGAGGAAACCCTTTTGGTGCTCCGAACATGGATGCAATGGCTGCATTTGGATTCCCAGGACCCAACATGAATCCCCAG GCTGCTGATCAGCTGTTAAAGTTCATGACAGATCCAAA ACTGAATCCCTTGGCTGCAGGATTAAACCTGAATGCAAGCCTGAAGGCTGACGCATCTAATAGAGAAATCGAAGAGGCCATGAAGAGAGTCAGAGAGGCCCAGTCGCTCATTTCTGCTGCTATTGAACCTGGAC ATAAGGACAGCAAGAAGAAGCACACTCAGTCCCGGACTAGGTCCAGGTCCAGAAGGAGGAGGTCCAGATCACGTTCAAGACACAG GCGAAGCAGGAGCAGATCACCGCGACCGTCAAACTCCAGAAGCAGGAGGCGCTCCAAAAGCCCACGCAGGAAACGCACCCCCTCCAGAGACCGAAACAGACAATCTCAAAGCAGATCCAG agacagaaagaaagatgattCAGGGAGAAGAAAATCCAAAACGCCACCTAAAAGCTACAGCACAGCCAGGAGGTCACGCAGCGGGAGCCG TATGAAGTTCTCAGCTTTCTGTCCTGCTCTGCTACACAGGAGACGTAGGAAAAGTCGAAGTGGCAGCCGATCTCCTAAGAAGTCTCCTAAAAGGAGAAACTCCAGGTCTCCATCTCCTCGAAG ACacaagaaggaaaagaaaagggacaaggaaagggagagggacCGCAAGAGTGATAAAGAGCGCAATCGTGACGAACGTGAACGCTCCAccagcaagaaaaagaaaagtaaagacAAAGAACGAGAACGAGAACGAGAACGTGAGCGGGAGAGGAAATCAGACGGAGAGAAAGGAGATGTCAAG ATCACCAGGGATTATGACGAAGAAGAACAAGGTTACGACAgcgagaaggagaggaaggattCTGACGACTCTGCTTTGTCTCCTCAGTCTGTAGAAGGTAACGGCACAGCGCGGCCCGCGAAGCAGGCCAGAGTTAACGGAGCTGACGATCACCACGAAGAGGACATGGACGTCAGCGATTAA
- the LOC139296118 gene encoding serine/arginine-rich splicing factor 11-like isoform X3 encodes MNYTTKVVQVTNVSPSTTSEQMRTLFGFLGTIEELKLFPPDDSPMPVTSRVCFVKFQEPESVGVSQHLTNTVFVDRALIVVPFAEGSIPDEAKALSLLAPANAVAGILPGGGLLPTPNPIPNQPLGGNPFGAPNMDAMAAFGFPGPNMNPQAADQLLKFMTDPKLNPLAAGLNLNASLKADASNREIEEAMKRVREAQSLISAAIEPGHKDSKKKHTQSRTRSRSRRRRSRSRSRHRRSRSRSPRPSNSRSRRRSKSPRRKRTPSRDRNRQSQSRSRDRKKDDSGRRKSKTPPKSYSTARRSRSGSRRRRKSRSGSRSPKKSPKRRNSRSPSPRRHKKEKKRDKERERDRKSDKERNRDERERSTSKKKKSKDKERERERERERERKSDGEKGDVKSVEGNGTARPAKQARVNGADDHHEEDMDVSD; translated from the exons ATGAATTACACCACGAAGGTGGTCCAGGTGACGAATGTGTCGCCAAGCACAACATCGGAGCAGATGAGAACACTGTTCGGATTTTTGGGAACCATCGAAGAACTGAAGTTATTTCCACCAGA TGATTCTCCGATGCCGGTGACGTCGCGGGTGTGCTTTGTGAAGTTCCAGGAGCCAGAGTCTGTTGGAGTGTCTCAACATCTGACTAACACCGTGTTCGTGGACAGAGCTTTGATCGTGGTCCCGTTTGCTGAAG GATCTATTCCAGATGAGGCTAAAGCTTTGTCACTGTTGGCGCCAGCAAACGCTGTTGCAGGAATTCTGCCAGGAGGAGGACTTCTTCCGACGCCCAATCCCATCCCCAATCAACCT cTCGGAGGAAACCCTTTTGGTGCTCCGAACATGGATGCAATGGCTGCATTTGGATTCCCAGGACCCAACATGAATCCCCAG GCTGCTGATCAGCTGTTAAAGTTCATGACAGATCCAAA ACTGAATCCCTTGGCTGCAGGATTAAACCTGAATGCAAGCCTGAAGGCTGACGCATCTAATAGAGAAATCGAAGAGGCCATGAAGAGAGTCAGAGAGGCCCAGTCGCTCATTTCTGCTGCTATTGAACCTGGAC ATAAGGACAGCAAGAAGAAGCACACTCAGTCCCGGACTAGGTCCAGGTCCAGAAGGAGGAGGTCCAGATCACGTTCAAGACACAG GCGAAGCAGGAGCAGATCACCGCGACCGTCAAACTCCAGAAGCAGGAGGCGCTCCAAAAGCCCACGCAGGAAACGCACCCCCTCCAGAGACCGAAACAGACAATCTCAAAGCAGATCCAG agacagaaagaaagatgattCAGGGAGAAGAAAATCCAAAACGCCACCTAAAAGCTACAGCACAGCCAGGAGGTCACGCAGCGGGAGCCG GAGACGTAGGAAAAGTCGAAGTGGCAGCCGATCTCCTAAGAAGTCTCCTAAAAGGAGAAACTCCAGGTCTCCATCTCCTCGAAG ACacaagaaggaaaagaaaagggacaaggaaagggagagggacCGCAAGAGTGATAAAGAGCGCAATCGTGACGAACGTGAACGCTCCAccagcaagaaaaagaaaagtaaagacAAAGAACGAGAACGAGAACGAGAACGTGAGCGGGAGAGGAAATCAGACGGAGAGAAAGGAGATGTCAAG TCTGTAGAAGGTAACGGCACAGCGCGGCCCGCGAAGCAGGCCAGAGTTAACGGAGCTGACGATCACCACGAAGAGGACATGGACGTCAGCGATTAA
- the LOC139296118 gene encoding serine/arginine-rich splicing factor 11-like isoform X2, producing MNYTTKVVQVTNVSPSTTSEQMRTLFGFLGTIEELKLFPPDDSPMPVTSRVCFVKFQEPESVGVSQHLTNTVFVDRALIVVPFAEGSIPDEAKALSLLAPANAVAGILPGGGLLPTPNPIPNQPLGGNPFGAPNMDAMAAFGFPGPNMNPQAADQLLKFMTDPKLNPLAAGLNLNASLKADASNREIEEAMKRVREAQSLISAAIEPGHKDSKKKHTQSRTRSRSRRRRSRSRSRHRRSRSRSPRPSNSRSRRRSKSPRRKRTPSRDRNRQSQSRSRDRKKDDSGRRKSKTPPKSYSTARRSRSGSRRRRKSRSGSRSPKKSPKRRNSRSPSPRRHKKEKKRDKERERDRKSDKERNRDERERSTSKKKKSKDKERERERERERERKSDGEKGDVKITRDYDEEEQGYDSEKERKDSDDSALSPQSVEGNGTARPAKQARVNGADDHHEEDMDVSD from the exons ATGAATTACACCACGAAGGTGGTCCAGGTGACGAATGTGTCGCCAAGCACAACATCGGAGCAGATGAGAACACTGTTCGGATTTTTGGGAACCATCGAAGAACTGAAGTTATTTCCACCAGA TGATTCTCCGATGCCGGTGACGTCGCGGGTGTGCTTTGTGAAGTTCCAGGAGCCAGAGTCTGTTGGAGTGTCTCAACATCTGACTAACACCGTGTTCGTGGACAGAGCTTTGATCGTGGTCCCGTTTGCTGAAG GATCTATTCCAGATGAGGCTAAAGCTTTGTCACTGTTGGCGCCAGCAAACGCTGTTGCAGGAATTCTGCCAGGAGGAGGACTTCTTCCGACGCCCAATCCCATCCCCAATCAACCT cTCGGAGGAAACCCTTTTGGTGCTCCGAACATGGATGCAATGGCTGCATTTGGATTCCCAGGACCCAACATGAATCCCCAG GCTGCTGATCAGCTGTTAAAGTTCATGACAGATCCAAA ACTGAATCCCTTGGCTGCAGGATTAAACCTGAATGCAAGCCTGAAGGCTGACGCATCTAATAGAGAAATCGAAGAGGCCATGAAGAGAGTCAGAGAGGCCCAGTCGCTCATTTCTGCTGCTATTGAACCTGGAC ATAAGGACAGCAAGAAGAAGCACACTCAGTCCCGGACTAGGTCCAGGTCCAGAAGGAGGAGGTCCAGATCACGTTCAAGACACAG GCGAAGCAGGAGCAGATCACCGCGACCGTCAAACTCCAGAAGCAGGAGGCGCTCCAAAAGCCCACGCAGGAAACGCACCCCCTCCAGAGACCGAAACAGACAATCTCAAAGCAGATCCAG agacagaaagaaagatgattCAGGGAGAAGAAAATCCAAAACGCCACCTAAAAGCTACAGCACAGCCAGGAGGTCACGCAGCGGGAGCCG GAGACGTAGGAAAAGTCGAAGTGGCAGCCGATCTCCTAAGAAGTCTCCTAAAAGGAGAAACTCCAGGTCTCCATCTCCTCGAAG ACacaagaaggaaaagaaaagggacaaggaaagggagagggacCGCAAGAGTGATAAAGAGCGCAATCGTGACGAACGTGAACGCTCCAccagcaagaaaaagaaaagtaaagacAAAGAACGAGAACGAGAACGAGAACGTGAGCGGGAGAGGAAATCAGACGGAGAGAAAGGAGATGTCAAG ATCACCAGGGATTATGACGAAGAAGAACAAGGTTACGACAgcgagaaggagaggaaggattCTGACGACTCTGCTTTGTCTCCTCAGTCTGTAGAAGGTAACGGCACAGCGCGGCCCGCGAAGCAGGCCAGAGTTAACGGAGCTGACGATCACCACGAAGAGGACATGGACGTCAGCGATTAA
- the LOC139296264 gene encoding RING finger protein 11-like — MGNCLKSPTSDDISLLHESQSDRASFGDGTDPDLEPPPPYQEQAHMPMYHPTPSQARLATQLTEEEQIRIAQRIGLIQHLPKGVYDGGQDGSEKKIRECVICMLDFVYGDPIRFLPCMHIYHMDCIDDWLMRSFTCPSCMEPVDAALLSTYETN; from the exons ATGGGCAACTGTCTCAAGTCTCCGACATCAGACGACATTTCTCTGCTTCATGAATCCCAGTCAGACAGGGCGAGTTTCGGTGACGGGACAGATCCAGACCTGGAACCACCTCCGCCGTACCAG GAGCAGGCTCACATGCCCATGTACCATCCCACGCCTAGTCAGGCCCGTCTGGCCACCCAGCTGACCGAGGAGGAGCAGATCCGCATAGCTCAGCGCATCGGCCTCATCCAGCACCTCCCTAAGGGTGTTTATGATGGAGGGCAAGACGGCTCAGAGAAAAAGATCAGAGA atGCGTGATCTGTATGCTGGACTTTGTATACGGGGACCCCATCCGGTTCCTGCCTTGTATGCACATCTACCACATGGACTGTATAGACGACTGGCTGATGAGATCCTTCACCTGCCCCTCCTGCATGGAGCCTGTGGATGCTGCCCTTCTGTCCACCTATGAGACCAACTGA